Part of the Deltaproteobacteria bacterium genome, GGCACTGGGATCCGCCATCGGAAAGCCGGTGGTTTGCCTGGCCCACATCACGAATACGATGGCTACGCGCGATGAAGATTTTGAAAAAGGGGGGGACGCCGGACTGGAGGAGTCCCTTACGGTTTGCGCACTGGCGCTCCAGGCCGCAGTCGAACATGCGGCGAAATAATTTCATCCAAAGCAGGAGGAGAAATGAAGCTTGCAATGGTGATTTCCCAGACTAACCCGGAAGTGGTTTTCAACGCTTTCCGGCTGGCGAACTTCGGTCGAAAGGAGGGAGACGAAGTGAAAGTGTTTCTCCTTGCCGAGGGAGTGGAGCTGGACCGGATCGATGATCCGAAATTCGACATACGCGGGCAGGCGGAAAGCTTCCTCCAGGCCGGAGGGGAGATCCTGGCGTGCGGGACGTGCCTGAAACTTCGCAACTCGCAAGGATCGGAGCTGTGCCCGTTGTCGACGATGAAAGACCTTCACGGGCTGATCCGGGAGGCTGACCGCATCGTGACGTTCTAAAGGGGAATGGCATGAAGAGTTCGGCGGCGGAAAAATCGGTTGAATACCGCGGTTCCCCGGACCCTCCGGGGAACGCCCCCGTCCTGGGTCTCCGGGAGAACCTCGCCCAGTTTTCTCTCCTGGTCCTGGTCAACGCCTTCGTCGGCGGAATGGTCGGCCTGGAGCGGGTCATCCTGCCGCTTGTCGCCGAGCAGGAATTCGGGTTGGTCTCCAAGAGCGTTATCCTCTCGTTCATCGTCGGGTTCGGGTTCGTAAAGGCGTTCACCAACCTGGCTGCGGGACGGTTCTCCGACCGGATCGGGCGGAAAGCCCTCCTCGTGGGCGGCTGGGTCGTCGGCCTGCCCATCCCCTTCATCCTGATGTGGGCGCCGTCCTGGGGCTGGATCACGGTCGCGAACTTCCTGCTGGGGATCAACCAGGGGCTCTGCTGGTCGACCACCGTCATCATGAAAATCGACCTGGTGGGGCCGAAGCGGCGGGGGCTGGCGATGGGACTGAACGAGTTCTCCGGGTATCTGGCCGTTTCCCTGGCGGCGCTGGCCACCGGGTACATCGCAGCAGCCTACGGTCTGCGGCCTGCCCCGTTCTACCTCGGAGTCGGATTCGTCGTGCTGGGCCTGATCCTGTCCC contains:
- a CDS encoding MFS transporter, which encodes MKSSAAEKSVEYRGSPDPPGNAPVLGLRENLAQFSLLVLVNAFVGGMVGLERVILPLVAEQEFGLVSKSVILSFIVGFGFVKAFTNLAAGRFSDRIGRKALLVGGWVVGLPIPFILMWAPSWGWITVANFLLGINQGLCWSTTVIMKIDLVGPKRRGLAMGLNEFSGYLAVSLAALATGYIAAAYGLRPAPFYLGVGFVVLGLILSLFFVRETRGHARHEAKNHGSAADVPFKDIFARTSYKNPDLFSCSQAGMV
- a CDS encoding DsrE family protein, which produces MKLAMVISQTNPEVVFNAFRLANFGRKEGDEVKVFLLAEGVELDRIDDPKFDIRGQAESFLQAGGEILACGTCLKLRNSQGSELCPLSTMKDLHGLIREADRIVTF